One window from the genome of Phycisphaerales bacterium encodes:
- the hisG gene encoding ATP phosphoribosyltransferase, translated as MTVMQERVATATTIKLAIPKGRMFEGVRRLLADGGLDISATERGYRPSISLPGFGVKLLKPRAIVEMLAAGSRDVGFAGADWVRETGADLVEVVDTGLDRVRLVAAAPASLLEGGRLPDRALVVASEYEQIARAWIQERGLDATLLRSYGATEVLPPEDADCIIDNTATGATLAANGLVIIDELMTSSTRLYASRAAMDDPAKCEQIERVGLIVRSVLEARRRVMIEINVPADRLDAVVGVLPCMREPTVSALRSQSGYAVKAAVRREELAEVVPLVKQLGGTDIVVTRPEQIVP; from the coding sequence ATGACCGTCATGCAGGAACGCGTCGCGACCGCGACCACGATCAAGCTCGCGATCCCCAAGGGACGAATGTTCGAGGGCGTGCGCCGGCTGCTGGCCGACGGCGGGCTGGACATCTCCGCCACCGAGCGCGGGTACCGACCATCGATCTCGCTGCCGGGCTTTGGCGTGAAGCTGCTCAAGCCTCGCGCCATCGTCGAGATGCTGGCGGCGGGCAGCCGCGACGTTGGTTTTGCCGGGGCCGACTGGGTGCGCGAGACCGGGGCCGACCTCGTCGAGGTCGTCGACACCGGGCTCGATCGCGTCCGCCTCGTTGCAGCCGCTCCTGCGTCGCTTCTCGAGGGTGGACGTCTGCCCGATCGGGCATTGGTCGTCGCGTCGGAATACGAGCAGATTGCCCGCGCCTGGATCCAAGAGCGGGGCCTCGATGCGACGCTGCTGCGGTCGTACGGCGCGACCGAGGTGCTGCCGCCCGAGGACGCCGACTGCATCATCGACAACACGGCCACGGGCGCGACGCTGGCGGCCAACGGCCTGGTGATCATCGACGAGCTCATGACTTCATCGACGCGGCTCTACGCGTCGCGTGCCGCCATGGACGACCCCGCCAAATGTGAGCAGATCGAGCGGGTCGGGCTCATCGTGCGGTCGGTGCTCGAGGCGCGGAGGCGTGTGATGATCGAGATCAACGTGCCGGCGGACCGGCTCGACGCGGTCGTGGGGGTGCTGCCCTGCATGCGCGAGCCAACCGTGTCGGCCCTTCGCTCGCAGTCGGGCTATGCGGTGAAGGCGGCGGTGCGGCGTGAGGAACTGGCCGAAGTCGTGCCGCTGGTCAAGCAACTGGGCGGGACGGACATCGTCGTGACCCGGCCGGAGCAGATCGTCCCATGA
- a CDS encoding 5-oxoprolinase subunit PxpA, translating to MDEASLLGPVIDLNADAGERDDLLASDLELLGLVSSVSIACGGHSGSEELMRAIVKRGADRGVALGAHPGYADAEGFGRRELGLAADEIYALCRSQVAVLARVAAVDGLTLAHAKPHGALYHRAMADADAAEAVARGCLDAVAEVTGDPFASLAFFGLAESAGAARWGEMNLPVRREGFADRGYAADGSMLPRGEAGAVLAEPGEARVQALQLARSGRFDTLCVHGDTPNALQIVRAVRSTLLDGGVRIEHP from the coding sequence ATGGACGAGGCAAGCCTGCTCGGCCCCGTGATCGACCTCAACGCCGACGCCGGCGAGCGCGACGACCTGCTCGCGAGCGACCTGGAGCTCCTGGGGCTCGTGTCGTCGGTGAGCATCGCGTGCGGCGGGCACTCGGGCAGCGAGGAACTGATGCGGGCGATCGTGAAACGCGGCGCCGACCGCGGCGTGGCGCTCGGGGCGCACCCGGGGTACGCCGACGCCGAGGGCTTCGGCCGGCGCGAGCTCGGCCTCGCGGCCGACGAGATCTACGCGCTATGCCGATCGCAAGTGGCGGTGCTGGCGCGAGTGGCGGCGGTGGACGGCCTGACGCTCGCGCACGCCAAGCCGCACGGCGCGCTCTACCACCGGGCCATGGCCGACGCCGATGCGGCCGAAGCCGTTGCGCGCGGTTGCCTCGATGCGGTGGCCGAAGTCACGGGCGATCCGTTCGCCTCGCTGGCGTTCTTCGGGCTGGCGGAGTCGGCCGGCGCGGCGAGATGGGGAGAGATGAACCTTCCCGTGCGGCGTGAGGGATTTGCCGACCGCGGGTACGCCGCCGACGGGTCGATGTTGCCGCGTGGCGAGGCCGGCGCCGTGCTGGCCGAGCCGGGCGAGGCACGCGTCCAGGCCCTCCAACTGGCCCGCAGCGGGCGTTTCGACACGCTGTGCGTGCACGGCGACACGCCCAACGCCCTCCAGATCGTGCGGGCGGTCCGGTCGACGCTGCTCGACGGGGGCGTGCGGATCGAGCATCCATGA
- a CDS encoding aminotransferase class I/II-fold pyridoxal phosphate-dependent enzyme has protein sequence MSTATNEIELRPAARLEGLRPYSTGTVRAEGALLLDANEGPGAPDAWLERLRSVDAEALRRYPKAAALEAAIAGRLGVDPARVVVTAGGDDAIDRVCRVALEPGRSIVVHTPTFEMITRGARLAGGQVRSVPWLGGPFPGEAFESAISPETGLVAIVSPNNPTGGVVGIEGVERVCRAARAVGALVLVDLAYVEYADEDPTSRLLEFENAVIVRTFSKAYGLAGLRVGYAITSERVAGWLRTVGGPYPVSAPGLAIAGLAWEAGPEAAYLERVRRERERLRSWLVDNGIEVLDSRANFVLARIDSEGLAARGVVVRAFGGELAGWSRITLPGDDASFARLMDALGEVCDG, from the coding sequence ATGAGCACCGCGACCAACGAGATCGAGCTTCGGCCGGCCGCCAGGCTTGAGGGCCTGCGTCCCTATTCGACTGGCACCGTGCGCGCCGAGGGGGCATTGCTGCTGGACGCGAACGAAGGGCCGGGGGCGCCCGATGCGTGGCTGGAGCGGCTCCGCAGCGTCGATGCTGAGGCTTTGCGCCGGTATCCGAAGGCCGCGGCGCTCGAGGCGGCGATCGCAGGGCGCCTCGGCGTGGACCCGGCACGCGTGGTCGTGACGGCGGGGGGCGACGACGCGATCGATCGGGTGTGCCGGGTTGCGCTCGAGCCCGGCCGATCGATCGTCGTGCACACCCCGACGTTCGAGATGATCACCCGAGGGGCTCGGCTGGCGGGGGGCCAGGTCAGGAGCGTGCCGTGGCTTGGTGGTCCGTTCCCGGGCGAAGCGTTCGAGTCAGCGATCTCGCCGGAGACGGGACTGGTCGCGATCGTCTCGCCCAACAACCCGACGGGCGGCGTCGTCGGCATCGAAGGCGTCGAGCGCGTCTGCCGGGCGGCGCGAGCGGTCGGGGCGCTCGTACTGGTCGACCTGGCGTATGTCGAATACGCCGATGAAGATCCGACGTCGAGGCTGCTCGAGTTCGAGAACGCGGTCATCGTGCGAACGTTCTCCAAGGCATACGGGCTGGCGGGGTTGCGTGTCGGCTACGCGATCACGAGCGAGCGCGTCGCGGGGTGGTTGCGGACGGTCGGCGGGCCCTATCCCGTGTCGGCGCCGGGGCTGGCAATCGCGGGGCTGGCGTGGGAAGCTGGCCCAGAAGCGGCGTACCTGGAGCGCGTTCGTCGCGAGCGGGAGCGGCTCCGGTCGTGGCTTGTGGACAACGGCATCGAGGTCTTGGACTCCCGGGCCAACTTCGTGCTGGCACGGATCGATTCGGAAGGACTCGCGGCGCGGGGCGTCGTCGTTCGTGCGTTCGGCGGCGAGCTTGCCGGGTGGTCGCGGATCACGCTGCCCGGCGACGATGCGTCGTTCGCGCGGTTGATGGACGCGCTCGGGGAGGTGTGCGATGGGTGA